The Castanea sativa cultivar Marrone di Chiusa Pesio chromosome 4, ASM4071231v1 sequence TAATCGGTTGTGGTTGTTGGTTGCTtaagaggagaagagagagagagagagagagagagagagagtaaaaaaaaatatttaaataaagtggcaaaaagaatatatagtttgggattttgaatgggttgtaaaatggtataatataatagataaagtaacttttaagatggtaaaatgaGATAATTTGTAGAAAGCGAATGCTAATGCTTTAACAACCCAAAGTCCTCATGGTTCTTGGCTTGGACATGATCTTCTTGACATCCAAAATTTGCTGGTATGTAGATCTTACTTAGTTTTTGGTGAATAGTATGAGAAGAGAGACTGATTTTGTGGCTCATTCTCTAACCCATTATGCTAGGCATATTTCTACTCATGTATTCTGAATTGAGGATCCTCCCCCCATCAGCTTTGAAAGCTTTATACTTTGATTTAATTCATTTCTAGCCATGAAAATTTATGGCTTccgtttcaaaaaaaaaaataccaaatccatttttcaaaattttattttatgatcatGTTCATTATTTCTTTAGCAAAGAGTTGTGATTAGGGAAAcacatataaacaaaatatgattagtttttagtttttatttttttaccggAGAATACGATTTTAGTttcatttcaaataaaataaagacaatctattttactattcaaattttatttctgATCCGACTTTAATATGATTTTCTTATACCTACActagatatatgattatgttgGTAATATTATCCTTATAAACTAGCTTATTCTTATATGCAactgtttttatttcttataagttataataaCCCTTCTCTTGGACttcaataaaaacattaaaaaagaaaagaaaaaaggtttacCCTTCCCAAAAAGATTCCATTTTTTCATACAACGAAATTTCAAAAGCTAGTTTGAGGTGGACCCTACTTGTCCTATAATACAAAGTGTACCCCTCCACCAATCAATCCGCCACATTTACGTGAACTGCAAACCATGCTGCCACGCTGCGTGAGCAGAGGGGTACTGAATAGGAAATTTAAAGCCCTCTCTTTTTTGGTGATTAATTTAAAGCCCTCTCTGCGGCTCTGCCAATTGACcattaaaacccaaaaaccaaggAGCTCAGCTCATTGTCCACTCCTGACAAAATGTGCAATTGCCAAGGAGTGGAATGCAGCAATAAACGAAATGACCCAGAGGAAGATGCCCAAACCATCCCCATGAAAAGGCTCAGAGACACCATTATCAACCTAGCAAGCTCCAAACGAGGACACCTAGTGTCAATAGAGGCAACCAAGCGCATTGAAGCTTTCCTTCACCAAATCTTTCCTGTACTCAAAACCCCAGACCACCCTCCTTATTCAGAGGTATaactataacaaaaaaaatcattttttttttcaaatttatattgaaagttctcttcttgtttttttctttggttgggTTTGGTTGCAGATGATATACAAAGCTATTGAAGCATTGGATGAAGGTGAAGGTTCAAGCAAAGCATCAATATCAGCTTTCATTAAGTCAAACTACCATGACTTGCCATGGGCTCATGAGAGTTTCCTCTCTTGCCATCTTACCAGGCTGATTGAGAAAGATGAAATCTTTTTGGCTCCTAGCAGCAGTTGCAACATGTTCAGGATACGAAAACATGAAGAGCCTGCAAATCAACAACATGAAAAAGAAGGCGATGATGGGTCTGAGATTTTGTCGATCAAGCCTCTTACTACTGTGATGGTTCGGCTGAAGAACAGTGGGAGGCCTTCGAAACCGAAAGAAAGAAAGCGGAGAGGGAGACCACCGAAGAAAGAAGCAGTGATGAAGAGAGGAGGAGAGGAGAGCCGAAGAGGGCAAggcgtggtggtggtggctcCTTGTCCTCTGGTCATGCCTTCCATATGAACACGAGATTATTGTTGTTGTGTGTGAACTGTGTCCACTGTCTACTATCCACTTTTTTATGTCTGCTTTTGTTTTT is a genomic window containing:
- the LOC142630362 gene encoding uncharacterized protein LOC142630362, producing the protein MCNCQGVECSNKRNDPEEDAQTIPMKRLRDTIINLASSKRGHLVSIEATKRIEAFLHQIFPVLKTPDHPPYSEMIYKAIEALDEGEGSSKASISAFIKSNYHDLPWAHESFLSCHLTRLIEKDEIFLAPSSSCNMFRIRKHEEPANQQHEKEGDDGSEILSIKPLTTVMVRLKNSGRPSKPKERKRRGRPPKKEAVMKRGGEESRRGQGVVVVAPCPLVMPSI